From the Saccharomycodes ludwigii strain NBRC 1722 chromosome I, whole genome shotgun sequence genome, one window contains:
- a CDS encoding SANT/Myb-like DNA-binding domain-containing protein (similar to Saccharomyces cerevisiae YER088C | DOT6 | Disruptor Of Telomeric silencing (paralog of YBL054W | TOD6)): MTVYKSSLTASLNPKSIIGRNNNTGGTNSATVPSPPLYPINNPPQIQLNNNNNDPFSESKHTSNNNSDFNTTDSNSNTRIPSSWDPQDDILLRHLKEIKKLGWKEIAQYFTNRTPNACQFRWRRLKSGSLKHKSVASTMELTSSDLENVQVPEKKTIIAPTGLSAGNINTRKNITIRSRSSSLSKQSITNTNTNHNTNQAKTSSIVTTASKFLKPRSCSSTNVLQRPTLSDNNYSYLDGSTNIQDGENIGFIPKVIVKSRRGSCVSLNTSTNTCSTSSNIVLNDNNTKNIALSTPKSRKNSFSSRSRTNSFHMSERRLSVLLTSNNVAAGTSTATNNNNANTGTNSSPNSRRSSFVVTDSNSTPLKSGFFRLRRQSSNLTNNRPIIYNNNSHSSININNTNIATNTATTQQWTKEEEALLLNKTLSVDELDVLLPHKSNKEIHQRLYELRKPSILGSANVYSSSSAIVDDDSSGSSSKSSSPPIFSDSEHQSTSDSTTTTDTTGISGNSQTLVVQQQQQQHRPVYGNFNVSNSTMYQSKQNSLPSLNSIFKEFL; encoded by the coding sequence ATGACAGTTTATAAATCAAGTTTAACAGCAAGTTTAAATCCAAAATCAATTATTGGTCGTAATAACAACACTGGTGGTACTAATAGTGCCACCGTCCCTTCCCCTCCTCTTTATCCTATTAATAACCCTCCTCAAATCCAATtgaacaacaataacaacgaTCCTTTTTCTGAATCTAAACATACCTCCAACAACAACTCTGATTTTAATACCACCGATTCCAACAGCAACACCAGAATCCCATCGTCATGGGACCCTCAggatgatattttattgcGTCATTTGaaggaaattaaaaaactgGGTTGGAAGGAAATTGCCCAATATTTTACCAATAGAACACCAAATGCGTGTCAATTTAGATGGAGAAGATTGAAAAGCGGCAGCTTGAAACATAAATCGGTTGCTAGTACAATGGAATTGACCAGCAGTGATCTAGAAAATGTACAAGTGccggaaaaaaaaaccattaTTGCACCAACTGGTCTTTCAGCTGGCAATATCAACACAAGAAAGAATATTACTATCAGGTCTAGATCTAGTTCTTTATCTAAGCAATCTATTACAAATACAAACACGAATCACAATACTAACCAAGCAAAAACATCATCAATTGTTACCACGgcttcaaaatttttaaaaccgAGATCATGTTCTTCAACTAATGTTCTTCAAAGACCCACTCTTTCCGATAATAACTATTCGTACCTAGATGGCTCCACTAATATCCAGGATGGGGAAAATATAGGATTTATACCAAAAGTCATAGTTAAAAGCAGAAGAGGCTCATGCGTTTCATTGAACACCAGCACTAATACGTGTTCTACTAGCAGTAATATCGTGctaaatgataataatactaaaaatattgcaTTGTCTACTCCGAAATCTAGgaaaaattcattttcttctaGATCGAGAACAAATTCTTTCCACATGTCAGAAAGAAGATTAAGTGTTTTATTAACGTCAAATAATGTAGCTGCCGGTACTAGTACTGccaccaacaacaataatgctAATACTGGCACTAACAGCAGTCCTAATAGTAGAAGATCAAGCTTTGTCGTAACTGACAGTAATAGCACCCCATTGAAAAGCGGATTTTTCAGACTAAGGAGACAATCAAGTAATTTGACTAATAACCGACCAATAAtttacaacaataacagtCACAGCAGtatcaatattaataacacgAATATTGCCACTAATACTGCAACTACACAACAATGGACcaaggaagaagaagctTTATTGTTGAATAAAACTTTGAGCGTAGATGAATTGGATGTATTATTACCTcataaatcaaataaagaaattcATCAAAGGTTATACGAGTTACGCAAACCTTCTATACTTGGTAGCGCAAACGtttattcttcttctagTGCAATAGTTGACGATGATTCTAGCGGAAGTAGCTCTAAAAGTTCATCTCCTCCAATATTTTCTGATTCAGAACACCAATCCACCTCGGATTCTACCACCACTACTGACACTACGGGGATCTCCGGTAATTCTCAAACCCTTGTGgtgcaacaacaacaacaacaacatcgTCCTGTATATGGTAATTTTAATGTTTCCAACTCAACTATGTATcaatcaaaacaaaatagttTACCAAGTTTAAACTCTATTTTTAAGgaatttctttaa
- the SAS3 gene encoding histone acetyltransferase (similar to Saccharomyces cerevisiae YBL052C | SAS3 | Something About Silencing), which yields MDLVEIIKPPNLILIKYDPFKIYNNANYLKLKEHEIRQLNEIRHGRTKKNKNAQETVNYNSANDYYDKKNILGSINNNKGEESEREKDATCDSIITDTITSFRNERLRSSNYHTFVPQYTFNEIKPNEKDYLVYKEIKRISQNKHLNFIDQLRNTNTNNTTNNNNNNNNNNNTKIRQPSINKNQNIQICFQNKLIESWYKSPYPLKSYNYPENGPEGEKPILYICDYCFHYTLDKFKYYRHECKCSTPSGKLIYNDSQDQSQIRIYELDGLDDLNVSRNLCLFSKLFLNSKTLYYDVEPFLFYLVFHRELEGRWNFIGYFSKEKISDNNLSCILTNPIYQNHNWGQFMINFSYILNTIDYNKLGTPEKPLSDLGLLSYRKFWRFQMLFIMQQLLLLSRNISFKTTSNYLVLTLKSLATLSGMTTTDVIFGLEQLGVLYKERDTRCSQNKNSGSSVDSNKSGKYCIICDVGKLEVLLNDRKYLQWLESTKYKFKMDRLVWKPPLFGPSGGINTQVSVPDMTAAGNINRYNNEYLMGVMSDRSNYLQKINQTLSGIIECTSANNLEVNSCFDLTRWEPCKVEYFQDCDMALLIPSDNGIDIKQTTKKQTLKKNNDEADPVANLSVLNNNSASEDGEFDEENEKDTKMDSNDDDDYCSTLDSYEESEDDEDRYYSARMKRGGYHDIMTRKKRTKTKRYNLRQRTYNYSDVEDTEPISKHLRNQNKK from the coding sequence ATGGATCTGGTTGAGATAATTAAACCGCCAAATTTGATTCTAATCAAATATGACcctttcaaaatatataacaacgctaattatttaaaattaaaagaacaCGAAATAAGACAGCTTAATGAAATCAGACATGGAAGAACaaagaagaacaaaaatGCACAGGAAACAGTAAATTATAATTCAGCTaatgattattatgataAGAAGAATATTTTGGGAAGcataaacaataacaagGGGGAAGAAAgtgaaagagaaaaagatgCTACTTGTGATTCCATTATTACTGATACAATTACGTCATTTAGGAATGAAAGACTAAGATCTTCCAACTACCACACTTTCGTACCACAGTATACatttaatgaaattaagccaaatgaaaaagattatttagTATATAAGGAAATCAAACGTATTTCTCAAAACAAACATTTGAATTTCATAGATCAACTTcgtaatactaatactaataatactactaataataataataataataataataataataatacaaaaatacgACAACCATCTATCaacaaaaatcaaaatatacaaatatgTTTCCAAAACAAATTGATTGAAAGTTGGTATAAATCACCATATCCGTTGAAATCCTATAATTATCCTGAGAACGGGCCTGAAGGAGAAAAGcctatattatatatatgtgattattgttttcattaCACCTTGgataaattcaaatattaTAGGCATGAGTGTAAATGCTCAACTCCCAGTGGTAAACTAATATACAACGATTCCCAGGACCAAAGCCAAATCCGGATCTATGAATTAGATGGATTAGATGACCTAAATGTTTCGAGGAACTTgtgtttattttcaaaacttttcttAAATTCTAAAACTTTATATTATGATGTTGAACCATTTTTGTTCTACTTAGTGTTTCACAGAGAATTGGAAGGTCGATGGAACTTTATTGGTTATTTtagtaaagaaaaaataagcGATAACAATCTTTCGTGTATTTTGACCAATCCGATATATCAAAATCATAATTGGGGACAATTTatgattaatttttcatatatCTTGAACACCATAGATTACAATAAATTGGGGACTCCTGAAAAACCTTTAAGCGACCTGGGACTTTTATCATATAGAAAATTTTGGAGGTTCCAAATGTTGTTTATTATGCAGCAGCTTTTGTTATTAAGTAGAAATATTTCGTTCAAAACAACAAGTAATTATTTggttttaactttaaagTCACTAGCTACTTTAAGTGGAATGACCACGACTGATGTAATTTTTGGTTTGGAACAATTGGGAGTTTTATACAAAGAAAGAGATACTAGATGCTcgcaaaacaaaaacagtGGTAGTTCTGTGGATAGCAATAAGTCTGGAAAATACTGTATAATATGTGATGTGGGAAAACTTGAGGTTTTACTTAATGatagaaaatatttacaatgGTTGGAATCTACCAAgtacaaatttaaaatggaTAGGTTAGTGTGGAAACCACCATTATTTGGACCATCTGGTGGTATAAATACACAGGTTTCCGTGCCAGATATGACAGCAGCGGGTAATATTAACAGGTATAATAATGAGTATTTGATGGGAGTTATGAGCGATCGATCTAactatttacaaaaaatcaATCAGACATTGTCAGGGATTATTGAATGTACCAGTGCTAATAATCTGGAGGTTAATAGTTGCTTTGATTTAACGAGATGGGAGCCCTGTAAAGTGGAGTATTTTCAAGATTGCGATATGGCGTTGTTGATACCTAGTGATAATGGCATTGatattaaacaaacaacaaaaaaacaaacacttaaaaaaaataatgatgagGCCGATCCTGTCGCAAATTTATCtgtattaaataataattctgcCTCAGAGGATGGTGAGTTTGATGAGGAAAACGAAAAAGATACAAAAATGGATAGTAACGATGACGATGATTATTGTTCAACGTTGGATAGCTATGAAGAATCTgaggatgatgaagatCGTTACTATTCTGCTAGAATGAAAAGAGGAGGCTATCATGATATTATGACAcgtaaaaaaagaactaaAACTAAAAGGTACAATTTACGTCAACGAACATATAATTATAGTGATGTTGAAGATACAGAACCAATAAGTAAACATTTACgtaatcaaaataaaaaatag
- the PIN4 gene encoding Pin4p (similar to Saccharomyces cerevisiae YBL051C | PIN4 | Psi+ INducibility), whose amino-acid sequence MDTLQDKTETNNATPCTLKETLDNSTLSSTITSPIEKSTSPTLVENLKEGNDNKDGLLGISTTNATITTNINNNNNNSNNSNNNKDEDIIPTAIVIKNIPFAIKKEQLLEYIGNLNLPLPYAFNYHFDNGVFRGLAFANFATIEETNAVVSSLNGKEIGGRKLRVEYKKLLPQAERDRIEREKREKRGQLEEQHRSISNLSLSSMISQQQQPLHNNTINKNINTINNNNNNNNNTNGNASNGTNSNAYSSNGLSLQNINNFITGHTTLNSINNNTAGIINQPLSAQPTNMSNYSNTIPMSLNNNNSTTSTTNTTATQNMNNNMNANNPTRNLERFYAPLPSTTNMPLPPQHLDFNDPDILEIYSQLLIFKDREKYYGELAYPQGLTANHKRVINVICSFLCLYEVYDPEFIIIRRSEQPQQPLWFNSHFMLTQQQNQQQNQHQQHQQQQQQQVNSSTGFSLQPSLQPNSTGGSISKSHSYTSLLQAQHYAAAANTSMGATSLYQDSNSPPQIYQTISNIPNGNMDIINKLQRPPSANANIVSGTTSSIINPSMMQPGRIPSNTANSNNILLNNNLNSSSLTNSPNTITVATSNTNTLSNPLLRNHKATPPSMHTMPVTPSMSRTPFYPVNNSSQQQQTQQGNANGITNTPSQLLPQNTNGSVHSTYSTQSYYEPSGNSLYTSLSMSNLLGSQAMGHSNSFQQILNNITSSTPANDYPTTGVNVMSSSAGLQSSSMQFTAGHSIGGHINNSNNTLSNANDKINDNDTNDDNDNDDDDDDYDDDDDDDDDDDNGNDTNIEFDMTKGLSGLEL is encoded by the coding sequence atggaTACTTTACAAGATAAAACTGAAACAAATAATGCTACTCCCTGTACTCTTAAAGAGACACTTGACAATAGTACTTTGAGTAGTACCATTACCTCCCCCATAGAAAAGTCGACATCTCCAACTCTTGTCGAAAATCTTAAAGAGggtaatgataataaagatgGATTATTAGGTATTAGTACTACTAATGCTACTATCActactaatattaataataataataataatagtaataatagtaataacaataaagacGAAGATATTATTCCTACAGCTAtagttattaaaaacattccATTTGCTATCAAAAAAGAGCAATTATTAGAGTATATTGGTAACCTAAATTTGCCCCTACCTTATGCTTTTAATTATCATTTTGATAACGGTGTCTTTAGAGGATTGGCATTCGCCAACTTCGCCACCATTGAGGAAACTAATGCTGTTGTTTCTAGTCTAAATGGTAAAGAAATTGGTGGCAGAAAGTTACGTGTTgaatacaaaaaattattacctCAAGCTGAACGTGATAGAATcgaaagggaaaaaagagaaaaaagaggtCAGTTAGAAGAACAACATAGATCTATTTCGAATTTATCCCTATCATCTATGATTAGTCAACAACAGCAGCCTTTAcacaataatactattaataaaaatatcaacactattaataataacaacaacaataacaataatactaatggTAACGCTAGTAATGGAACCAATAGTAACGCATACTCAAGTAATGGATTAAGTCTGCagaatattaataattttattactgGACATACAACATTGAAcagtattaataataatactgcaGGTATCATAAACCAACCCTTAAGCGCACAACCTACCAATATGTctaattattcaaatacCATACCAATgtctttaaataataataatagtactacttctactactaatactacGGCTACTCAAAACATGAACAATAACATGAACGCGAATAATCCAACAAGAAATTTAGAAAGATTTTATGCACCATTGCCCTCAACCACTAATATGCCATTGCCACCGCAGCATTTAGATTTTAACGACCCAGACATTTTGGAAATTTATTCCcaattattgatttttaaagatagagaaaaatattacGGTGAATTAGCTTACCCTCAAGGACTAACTGCCAACCATAAGAGGGTAATCAACGTTATATGTTCTTTTTTATGCTTGTATGAAGTTTATGATCCAgagtttattattatacgtAGATCAGAACAACCACAGCAACCTTTATGGTTCAATTCACACTTCATGCTGacacaacaacaaaatcaacaacaaaatcaacACCAGCAACaccagcaacaacaacagcaacaggTAAATTCTTCAACTGGGTTTTCTTTACAACCCTCTTTACAACCCAATTCTACTGGGGGTTCTATTTCCAAGTCACACTCATATACAAGTTTGTTACAAGCACAGCATTATGCTGCTGCAGCTAATACTAGTATGGGAGCTACTAGTCTGTATCAAGATAGCAATTCTCCACCTCAGATTTACCAAACCATAAGCAACATACCTAATGGTAACATGGacataataaataaattacaaAGACCACCCTCTGCTAATGCGAATATCGTTTCAGGTACCACAtctagtattattaatccCTCCATGATGCAACCCGGAAGAATTCCCTCAAATACTGCAAACTCTAATAACATTCTTCTGAATAATAATCTGAATAGTAGTAGCCTTACAAACAGCCCCAACACTATTACTGTAGCCACTTCAAACACAAATACTTTGAGCAATCCACTTTTAAGAAACCACAAAGCTACGCCACCCTCAATGCACACGATGCCTGTCACTCCAAGCATGAGCCGCACCCCTTTTTACCCAGTCAATAATAGTTCACAGCAGCAACAAACACAACAAGGTAATGCTAATGGTATTACTAATACTCCCAGCCAATTATTGCCACAAAACACTAATGGTAGTGTACATTCTACGTATTCTACTCAATCGTATTATGAACCATCGGGTAATAGTTTGTATACCTCGTTAAGTATGTCTAATTTATTGGGTTCGCAAGCAATGGGTCATTCCAATAGttttcaacaaattttaaataacatAACCAGTAGTACACCTGCAAATGATTATCCCACTACAGGGGTTAATGTTATGAGTTCCTCCGCTGGCTTGCAATCGAGTTCAATGCAATTTACTGCTGGTCATTCAATTGGTGGtcatataaataattctaACAATACTTTAAGTAATGCTAATGAcaaaattaatgataatgatactaatgatgataatgacaatgatgatgatgatgatgattatgatgatgatgatgatgatgatgacgacGATGATAATGGCAACGATACAAATATAGAATTTGATATGACTAAAGGTTTGAGTGGATTAGAATTGTAA
- the SBH1 gene encoding Arf family guanine nucleotide exchange factor SBH1 (similar to Saccharomyces cerevisiae YER019C-A | SBH2 | Sec61 beta homolog 2 (paralog of YER087C-B | SBH1)), protein MSTAVPPGGQRTLQKRRQAQNAKENKLKQTPTSARAAGFGGSSNNILKIFTDEASNGLRVDPLAVLFLAVGFIFSVVALHVIAKMTGKLF, encoded by the coding sequence atgtcTACTGCAGTTCCTCCAGGTGGTCAACGTACTTTGCAAAAAAGAAGACAGGCTCAAAATGCtaaggaaaataaattaaaacaaactCCAACAAGCGCAAGAGCAGCTGGTTTTGGTGGTTCTTCCAATAACATTCTAAAGATCTTTACTGATGAGGCCTCTAATGGCTTAAGAGTCGATCCATTAgctgttttatttttagctGTTGGGTTCATTTTCTCTGTTGTTGCTCTACATGTTATTGCTAAAATGACCGgtaaattattttga
- the AIM10 gene encoding putative proline--tRNA ligase AIM10 (similar to Saccharomyces cerevisiae YER087W | AIM10 | Altered Inheritance rate of Mitochondria), which produces MRSLKTTAIKLSYISSKRSYCHQFINPNFDPKATKSGGGNNTNDLLTNLGYIYQLPTAGLLHYLPLGLRTVKKIGDIIRKNLNNSIDANEFPVNEVSLSSISPTSLWVKTGRYPNDEVFTLNKNGDKNAKFLLVPTCEEEITAMMKPYLKSYKNLPQIVYQISRKYRYEKRPRGGILRGREFLMKDAYSFHVNERDALKCFDMMKSKYDLIFQAFKIPYVSAWADSGEIGGDRSMEYHYLHEIGEDKLMICDECGIASNIEKCQSTPVGKGQFKDPVEVTWCLNKEGDTLIGIYYPGTHELDPRRVVEAYGGEDLDLDTINMPNEKVLLKYQRENEDIMLASMVRLMDCRLHPRSNLPDFPLSKYSKFQFVTIDEVDLCFSKVGDICEHCGTGHLRMEKSIEVGHIFYLGDKYSKPLDLKYVSKDNAQEVVKMGCYGIGLSRVLGSIAELTKDDIGLRWPSTIAPYTVSFVTPPNIHDDTSLLREIEHLKNNNSTNTSDDWLFDLRKDISLGKKINTSHAAGIPICCIIGRKSWPYIELEIRGKRYSNTWEKAYEMEGNGSKFDWVSKGEKASTNSKNRTFEKHLVHKDDLNSVLAILLKDL; this is translated from the coding sequence ATGAGATCATTAAAGACAACAGCAATCAAACTTTCGTACATTTCTTCTAAGAGATCATATTGTCATCAATTCATCAATCCAAACTTTGATCCCAAAGCAACTAAGTCTGGTGGCggtaataataccaatgaTCTCTTGACTAATCTGGGCTACATCTATCAATTACCAACAGCAGGATTATTGCACTACCTACCATTGGGCTTAAGAActgtgaaaaaaattggagaCATCATCAGGAAAAACTTAAACAATAGTATTGATGCAAACGAGTTCCCCGTAAATGAGGTTTCCTTATCCTCAATTTCACCAACATCGTTATGGGTCAAAACAGGAAGATATCCCAATGATGAAGTTTTTACACTAAACAAAAACGGTGACAAAAATgccaaatttttattggtcCCCACTTGCGAAGAAGAGATAACAGCCATGATGAAACCATACCTTAaatcatataaaaatttaccaCAAATAGTATATCAAATTTCGAGAAAATACAGGTACGAAAAAAGACCAAGAGGAGGTATTTTAAGGGGTAGAGAGTTTCTTATGAAAGACGCTTATTCATTTCACGTTAACGAAAGGGATGCTTTGAAATGTTTTGATATGATGAAAAGTAAAtatgatttaatttttcaggCATTTAAAATCCCCTATGTTAGCGCATGGGCTGATTCTGGTGAAATTGGTGGGGATAGAAGCATGGAATACCATTATCTTCACGAAATTGGAGAAGATAAGTTAATGATTTGTGATGAGTGTGGCATTGCTtcaaatattgaaaaatgtcAGAGCACGCCTGTTGGTAAGGGACAATTCAAGGATCCCGTGGAGGTTACTTGGTGTTTAAATAAGGAAGGCGATACGCTAATAGGGATATACTACCCTGGTACTCATGAATTAGATCCACGTAGAGTTGTTGAAGCTTATGGTGGTGAAGATTTGGATTTAGATACCATTAATATGCCTAATGAGAAAGTTTTGTTGAAATATCAAAGAGAAAATGAAGATATAATGTTAGCCTCTATGGTTAGGTTAATGGATTGTAGATTACACCCTAGAAGTAATTTGCCCGATTTCCCACTATCTAAATACTCtaaatttcaatttgttACGATTGACGAAGTTGATTTATGTTTTAGCAAGGTGGGTGATATATGTGAGCACTGTGGTACAGGACATTTAAGAATGGAAAAGTCTATTGAAGTTGGgcatatattttatttaggCGACAAATACTCAAAACCACTAGACTTGAAGTATGTTTCTAAAGATAATGCACAGGAAGTGGTTAAAATGGGCTGTTATGGTATTGGATTGAGTAGAGTGCTTGGATCAATTGCAGAATTAACTAAAGATGATATTGGTTTGAGATGGCCGAGTACGATTGCTCCATATACTGTTTCCTTTGTAACACCGCCTAATATTCACGATGATACTAGTTTATTAAGAGAGATtgaacatttaaaaaataataatagtactaACACCAGTGATGATTGGTTATTTGATTTAAGAAAAGATATTAGTTTAGGtaagaaaattaatacTAGCCATGCTGCCGGTATTCCAATCTGTTGTATTATTGGTAGGAAATCATGGCCATATATTGAATTAGAAATACGTGGTAAAAGATATAGTAACACCTGGGAAAAAGCTTATGAGATGGAAGGTAATGGCTCAAAATTCGATTGGGTATCGAAAGGGGAAAAGGCCTCTActaattcaaaaaatcgTACATTTGAAAAACATCTAGTTCATAAAGATGATTTGAATTCTGTTCTAGCTATACTACTGAAAGACTTGtaa
- a CDS encoding uncharacterized protein (similar to Saccharomyces cerevisiae YER057C | HMF1 | Homologous Mmf1p Factor (paralog of YIL051C | MMF1)), giving the protein MVAITTINAEGAPAAAASYSHAVKTATGLIYVSGQVPLTPENKLVEGSISDKAEQVITNIRTVLKASNSDLNKIVKVNIFLADIKSFAEFNSVYAKYFSVHKPARSCVAVAALPLGADLEMEVVAVEND; this is encoded by the coding sequence ATGGTCGCTATAACTACTATCAACGCTGAAGGTGCCCCAGCTGCTGCTGCTTCTTATTCCCATGCTGTCAAAACTGCTACCGGTTTAATTTATGTTTCAGGTCAAGTTCCATTGACTCCTGAGAATAAGCTTGTTGAAGGTAGTATTTCTGATAAAGCTGAACAAGTGATCACTAATATCAGGACTGTTTTAAAAGCTAGTAATAgtgatttaaataaaatcgTTAAGgttaatatctttttagctgatattaaaagttttgcCGAATTCAACAGCGTTTATGCTAAATACTTTAGTGTTCATAAACCAGCTAGATCCtgtgttgctgttgctgctTTACCATTAGGTGCAGACTTAGAAATGGAAGTTGTTGCTGTAGAAAACGACTAA